One stretch of Harmonia axyridis chromosome 1, icHarAxyr1.1, whole genome shotgun sequence DNA includes these proteins:
- the LOC123684082 gene encoding inositol hexakisphosphate and diphosphoinositol-pentakisphosphate kinase 2 isoform X5, translating into MSYTELEHGYQGLRNSGRPTQFYVGAGDIELCGSSDNSLGGPSLDDEEKVVIVGVCAMSKKSQSKPMKEILTRLQEFEYIKVTVFPEDVILNKAVEEWPVCDCLISFHSKGFPLDKAIQYAQLHNPYVINNLHMQYDIQDRRKVYSILESEGIEIPRYAVLDRDSPDPKHHELVESEDHVEVNGIVFNKPFVEKPVSAEDHNIYIYYPTSAGGGSQRLFRKIGSRSSVYSPESRVRKTGSYIYEDFMPTDGTDVKVYTVGPDYAHAEARKSPALDGKVERDREGKEIRYPVILNNAEKLISRKVCLAFKQAVCGFDLLRANGKSFVCDVNGFSFVKNSNKYYDDCAKILGNMILRELAPTLHIPWSVPFQLDDPPIVPTTFGKMMELRCVVGVIRHGDRTPKQKMKVEVRHPKFFEIFEKYDGYKHGHVKLKRPKQLQEILDIARSLLAEIQQHEADPEIEEKQGKLEQLKGVLEMYGHFSGINRKVQMKYQPKGRPRGSSSDDDKPAEPSLVLILKWGGELTPAGRIQAEELGRIFRCMYPGGQGRHLAGEYSGAQGLGLLRLHSTFRHDLKIYASDEGRVQMTAAAFAKGLLALEGELTPILVQMVKSANTNGLLDNDCDSSKYQNMCKSRLHELMQLDRDFTQEDRDMINPCNSSSIAAALEFVKNPVKCCKHVHSLIKSLMEIVQIKKDDSKTKDAVLYHGETWELMGRRWGKIEKDFFTKNKTFDISKIPDIYDCIKYDLQHNQHTLQFEQAEELYLYAKYLADIVIPQEYGLSAQEKLTIGQGICTPLLKKVKADLQRNIEENEETVNRLNPRYSHGVSSPGRHVRTRLYFTSESHVHSLITVLRHGGLLDITNDEQWRRAMEYVSMVSELNYMSQVVIMLYEDPTKDPSSEERFHVELHFSPGVNCCVQKNLPPGPGFRPHSRNESSSTKSSSSNNSATPTPPEDAKSQCSLRIDEESESTLDEDKPTSKSSVETLESKYNNSLFSPINSGNRKYRVKTSDPIPIGNSHTVCGHEAAHLAKKLNEELAQQGKRKNGKNYMANRTLSPDPEPRSKSYDNKSPKKEKEQSEDDQSHISLPQVPIIIINPPNSPNVKARPKLVSQRSLSSTSTIDLDTQTLTDINSQSKPQSSTNELPLTELNLEIFTSNQKDRSNSRMSTNELPMSDITFRPRSNTFYAEEIINKFDNECKFRKYKQRSFSDPNILDKELVCCSDGSCWLEKNNDASTVDENILEGSADDSVSVCLCDNLWFRRAPSTLLSFLTSPPNTMYPKQVRSTSQPSSPGVTSNPCMSYTESNSSPEKRHRHSIAGQMNYFRVIQTPTFGWDCPFPFKRTTLGSTNSLFSTAVISGSSSAPNLRDMIPSATSVSGLEGFGGVPPIRPLETLHNALSLRQIDTFLDRMTKASFLKTPSSTPPKYPSTPLPTPVGSQSTSTTLSSLGEQPLKSPCNSGVWSGPPSYVSSSGQSSPGLSETNSKESSDLSSSAISYDGLTMDNISKIFPNMAAELDEDLGNVRIQLDSQQKSQEDELLEYFGRYNLEEIESTTPISDPEIVLSKKEFPENKVLDIEHMFNNAVPDKGDNLSINSLKSNNITNNENKYQDKAASPVNLQSQHPTDWYLKLKTNHNKGQMEKNKITSYNSSISEINCTLNSKISTSGLGSDKWVSEKEKFLENSTIKNENYVDNTNRKENQKLGAVMIKESFIELPRIGRISRSFHGKSPSKDSYLEIDSTPRRASDNMVNLTSTFLNSKPLNLKNMDLMQGDKSKHTRPKFCTQKSQPCPVASKEEFRKSSLSDPQNLKGARFTTTIVDESAFMENFKSNSKNNK; encoded by the exons aaAGCAGTTGAAGAATGGCCAGTTTGTGACTGTCTCAtatcatttcattcaaaagGTTTTCCTCTGGATAAAGCTATACAGTATGCCCAATTACATAACCCATATGTCATCAATAATTTACATATGCAATATGATATTCAAGATAGGAGGAAGGTGTATTCTATACTAGAATCAGAAGGAATTGAAATACCTAGATATGCTGTGTTAGATAGGGATAGTCCTGATCCAAAAC atcatgaaCTGGTAGAGTCTGAAGATCATGTGGAGGTTAAtggtattgttttcaataaaccATTCGTTGAAAAACCTGTATCTGCAGAGGATCATAACATATACATTTACTATCCTACATCTGCAGGCGGTGGTAGCCAACGCCTCTTCCGCAAG ATTGGCAGCAGAAGTAGCGTGTATTCGCCTGAATCTAGAGTTCGAAAAACTGgcagttatatttatgaagatttTATGCCCACCGATGGCACGGATGTAAAG GTTTATACTGTTGGACCAGATTATGCTCATGCAGAAGCCCGAAAATCACCAGCTCTAGATGGAAAAGTCGAAAGGGACAGAGAGGGCAAAGAAATAAGATATCCTGTGATTTTGAACAAtgctgaaaaattaatttctaggAAAGTTTGCTTGGCATTCAAACAAGCTGTATGTGGATTCGATTTACTCCG aGCAAACGGCAAATCTTTCGTATGCGATGTGAATGGTTTTAGTTTCGTAAAAAATTCCAACAAGTACTATGACGATTGTGCTAAAATTTTAGGAAATATGATTCTGAGAGAATTAGCACCAACCCTTCACATTCCATGGTCAGTTCCATTTCAGTTGGATGACCCACCAATTGTACCTACCACTTTTGGAAAAATGATGGAGCTCAGATGTGTAGTTGGAGTTATAAGACATGGTGATAGAACGCCTAAGCAAAAGATGAAAGTTGAAGTTAGACATCCcaagttttttgaaatatttgaaaagtatGATGGTTACAAACATGGCCATGTAAAACTCAAAAGACCAAAACAGTTGCAAGAAATTTTAGATATAGCAAGATCATTATTGGCGGAAATTCAACAGCATGAAGCAGACCccgaaattgaagaaaaacaaggAAAGTTGGAACAGTTGAAAGGGGTTTTAGAGAT GTATGGACATTTCTCAGGAATAAATAGGAAAGTACAAATGAAATATCAACCTAAAGGTCGTCCACGAGGTTCAAGTTCAGATGATG ATAAACCAGCTGAACCATCATTAGTGTTGATTTTGAAGTGGGGAGGAGAATTAACTCCGGCTGGTAGAATACAGGCAGAAGAATTGGGACGTATATTCCGATGCATGTATCCTGGTGGACAAGGTAGACATCTGGCCG GAGAATACTCAGGAGCCCAAGGATTGGGTTTATTGAGACTTCATTCTACATTCCGACATGACCTCAAAATATATGCATCTGATGAAGGAAGGGTACAAATGACTGCAGCGGCTTTCGCGAAGGGGCTGCTTGCTTTAGAAGGGGAGTTAACCCCGATATTAGTTCAAATGGTAAAAAGCGCAAACACTAATGGACTTCTAGATAACGACTGTGATAGCAGTAAATATCAAAACAT GTGTAAATCCAGGTTACATGAACTGATGCAATTGGACCGTGATTTTACTCAAGAAGATAGGGATATGATTAATCCATGCAATTCTTCAAGCATAGCAGCTGCTTTGGAATTCGTGAAAAACCCTGTTAAATGTTGTAAACATGTTCACTCGTTAATAAAATCTTTGATGGAAATTGTTCAGATAAAAAAAGATGACAGTAAAACCAAAG ATGCCGTTCTTTATCATGGAGAAACATGGGAACTGATGGGACGGCGTtggggaaaaattgaaaaagactTTTTTACCAAAAACAAGACATTTGATATAAGCAAGATACCTGATATATATGATTGTATTAAATACGATCTTCAGCATAATCAGCATACTTTACAATTCGAACAAGCTGAGGAGCTGTATTTGTATGCTAAATATTTGGCTGACATAGTTATACCACAGGAATATGGGCTTTCTGCTCAGGAAAAATTGACTATAGGACAAGGCATATGCACTCCGTTGTTGAAGAAAGTTAAAGCTGATTTACAGAGAAACATTGAGGAGAATGAAGAGACTGTTAATAGGTTGAATCCTAGATACTCCCATGGTGTGTCAAGTCCAGGTAGACATGTACGAACAAGACTGTATTTCACTAGTGAAAGTCATGTACACTCTTTGATAACTGTTTTAAGGCATGGAGGATTATTAGAT ATAACTAATGACGAGCAATGGCGGAGGGCTATGGAGTATGTCTCCATGGTATCAGAGCTTAATTATATGTCCCAAGTTGTAATTATGTTGTATGAAGATCCAACCAAAGATCCTTCAAGTGAAGAAAGATTCCATGTGGAACTCCACTTTAGCCCTGGTGTGAATTGTTGTGTCCAGAAGAATCTGCCTCCTGGTCCTGGATTCAGACCCCATTCAAGGAATGAATCGTCTAGTACTAAATCTTCT AGTTCTAATAATTCAGCTACACCTACTCCTCCAGAGGATGCTAAAAGCCAATGTTCGTTAAGGATAGATGAGGAGAGTGAATCAACTCTAGATGAAGATAAACCTACCTCAAAATCATCAGTAGAAACATTAGAATCCAAATACAATAACTCTTTATTTTCACCTATCAATTCCGGGAATCGCAAATACCGAGTCAAAACTAGTGATCCTATTCCTATTGG AAATTCTCATACGGTTTGTGGACATGAGGCAGCCCATTTGGCGAAGAAATTAAATGAAGAACTTGCCCAACAAGGAAAACGTAAGAATGGTAAAAATTACATGGCAAATAGAACGTTAAGTCCCGATCCAGAACCAAGATCGAAAAGTTATGACAACAAGAGTCCAAAAAAAGAGAAAG AACAATCTGAGGATGATCAATCTCACATATCTCTACCTCAAGtgcctataataataataaatccacCAAATTCTCCCAATGTCAAAGCAAGACCAAAACTAGTGTCTCAAAGATCACTTTCAAGTACAAGTACAATCGATTTAGATACCCAAACATTAACTGATATTAACAGCCAGTCTAAACCACAAAGTTCTACAAATGAATTACCTCTGACTGAATTGAATTTAGAGATTTTCACATCGAATCAAAAAGATCGTTCAAATTCTAGGATGAGTACAAACGAATTGCCCATGAGTGATATTACATTCAGGCCGCGCAGTAATACATTTTATgcagaagaaataataaacaaatttgaTAACGAATGCAAGTTTCGTAAGTACAAACAGAGATCATTCTCGGATCCAAATATTCTCGATAAAGAACTTGTATGCTGCTCGGATGGATCATGTTGgttagaaaaaaataatgacgcTTCAACTGTAGATGAGAACATTTTGGAAGGTTCAGCCGATGATTCCGTGTCGGTTTGCTTATGTGACAATTTGTGGTTTCGACGGGCTCCCTCAACTCTTTTGTCTTTCTTGACATCTCCGCCTAACACCATGTATCCCAAACAAGTACGATCCACCTCGCAACCATCATCACCTGGTGTGACATCAAATCCTTGCATGTCCTATACAGAATCGAACAGCTCACCAGAAAAGCGCCATCGTCATAGTATAGCCGGTCAGATGAATTACTTCAGGGTGATTCAGACTCCTACATTTGGCTGGGATTGTCCATTTCCATTCAAGAGGACCACTTTGGGGAGCACCAACTCTTTGTTTAGTACCGCTGTAATTTCGGGAAGTTCCAGCGCGCCGAATCTAAGGGATATGATCCCTAGCGCCACCAGCGTTTCCG GTTTGGAAGGATTTGGTGGAGTTCCACCTATTAGGCCATTGGAAACTTTACATAACGCTCTGTCACTCCGACAAATCGACACATTTTTGGACCGCATGACTAAAGCTTCATTTCTCAAAACTCCATCATCTACACCTCCGAAATATCCATCTACACCGTTGCCAACCCCTGTAGGCTCTCAATCTACATCAACAACTTTATCGTCTCTTGGAGAACAACCATTGAAGAGTCCTTGCAATA GTGGAGTTTGGAGTGGACCACCTAGTTATGTATCTAGCAGCGGTCAGTCCTCTCCAGGTTTATCAGAAACAAATTCAAAGGAAAGCAGTGATTTATCTTCCAGTGCGATCAGTTATGATGG ATTAACTAtggataatatttcaaaaatattcccaAATATGGCTGCCGAATTAGATGAAGATTTGGGAAATGTTAGAATTCAACTTGAttctcaacaaaaatcacagGAAGATGAACTACTGGAATATTTTGGAAGATACAATCTGGAAG AAATTGAATCCACAACACCTATATCAGATCCAGAAATCGTTCTATCAAAAAAGGAGTTTCCAGAAAATAAGGTTTTAGACATAGAACACATGTTTAACAATGCAGTTCCTGACAAAGGTGATAATTTGAGTATTAACAGCTTGAAATCAAACAATATtacaaataatgaaaacaaataccAAGACAAAGCTGCTTCTCCAGTAAATTTACAAAGTCAACATCCAACAGACTGGTATTTAAAATTGAAGACAAATCACAATAAAGGACAGATGGAGAAGAATAAGATTACCAGTTATAATAGTAGTATCAGCGAAATAAATTGCACTCTAAATTCAAAGATTTCCACTTCTGGACTTGGTTCTGATAAGTGGGTATCTGAAAAGGAAAAGTTTTTGGAAAATTCAACAATCAAAAATGAGAATTATGTTGATAATACCAATCgtaaagaaaatcaaaaattaggAGCAGTAATGATTAAAGAAAGTTTCATTGAACTACCTCGAATAGGTAGaatttctagaagttttcatgGAAAATCTCCAAGCAAAGACAGCTATTTAGAGATTGATTCTACACCTAGAAGAGCAAGTGATAATATGGTAAACCTAACAAGTACGTTTCTGAATTCTAAGccattaaatttaaaaaatatggaTCTAATGCAAGGAGATAAATCAAAACACACAAGACCAAAGTTCTGCACTCAAAAATCGCAACCATGTCCTGTTGCTTCAAAGGAAGAATTTAGAAAATCTTCACTATCAgatcctcaaaatttgaaaggaGCAAGATTTACAACGACTATAGTCGATGAGAGTgcttttatggaaaatttcaaatcaaacagcaaaaataataaatag
- the LOC123684082 gene encoding inositol hexakisphosphate and diphosphoinositol-pentakisphosphate kinase 2 isoform X4: protein MSYTELEHGYQGLRNSGRPTQFYVGAGDIELCGSSDNSLGGPSLDDEEKVVIVGVCAMSKKSQSKPMKEILTRLQEFEYIKVTVFPEDVILNKAVEEWPVCDCLISFHSKGFPLDKAIQYAQLHNPYVINNLHMQYDIQDRRKVYSILESEGIEIPRYAVLDRDSPDPKHHELVESEDHVEVNGIVFNKPFVEKPVSAEDHNIYIYYPTSAGGGSQRLFRKIGSRSSVYSPESRVRKTGSYIYEDFMPTDGTDVKVYTVGPDYAHAEARKSPALDGKVERDREGKEIRYPVILNNAEKLISRKVCLAFKQAVCGFDLLRANGKSFVCDVNGFSFVKNSNKYYDDCAKILGNMILRELAPTLHIPWSVPFQLDDPPIVPTTFGKMMELRCVVGVIRHGDRTPKQKMKVEVRHPKFFEIFEKYDGYKHGHVKLKRPKQLQEILDIARSLLAEIQQHEADPEIEEKQGKLEQLKGVLEMYGHFSGINRKVQMKYQPKGRPRGSSSDDVDKPAEPSLVLILKWGGELTPAGRIQAEELGRIFRCMYPGGQGRHLAGEYSGAQGLGLLRLHSTFRHDLKIYASDEGRVQMTAAAFAKGLLALEGELTPILVQMVKSANTNGLLDNDCDSSKYQNMCKSRLHELMQLDRDFTQEDRDMINPCNSSSIAAALEFVKNPVKCCKHVHSLIKSLMEIVQIKKDDSKTKDAVLYHGETWELMGRRWGKIEKDFFTKNKTFDISKIPDIYDCIKYDLQHNQHTLQFEQAEELYLYAKYLADIVIPQEYGLSAQEKLTIGQGICTPLLKKVKADLQRNIEENEETVNRLNPRYSHGVSSPGRHVRTRLYFTSESHVHSLITVLRHGGLLDITNDEQWRRAMEYVSMVSELNYMSQVVIMLYEDPTKDPSSEERFHVELHFSPGVNCCVQKNLPPGPGFRPHSRNESSSTKSSSSNNSATPTPPEDAKSQCSLRIDEESESTLDEDKPTSKSSVETLESKYNNSLFSPINSGNRKYRVKTSDPIPIGNSHTVCGHEAAHLAKKLNEELAQQGKRKNGKNYMANRTLSPDPEPRSKSYDNKSPKKEKEQSEDDQSHISLPQVPIIIINPPNSPNVKARPKLVSQRSLSSTSTIDLDTQTLTDINSQSKPQSSTNELPLTELNLEIFTSNQKDRSNSRMSTNELPMSDITFRPRSNTFYAEEIINKFDNECKFRKYKQRSFSDPNILDKELVCCSDGSCWLEKNNDASTVDENILEGSADDSVSVCLCDNLWFRRAPSTLLSFLTSPPNTMYPKQVRSTSQPSSPGVTSNPCMSYTESNSSPEKRHRHSIAGQMNYFRVIQTPTFGWDCPFPFKRTTLGSTNSLFSTAVISGSSSAPNLRDMIPSATSVSGLEGFGGVPPIRPLETLHNALSLRQIDTFLDRMTKASFLKTPSSTPPKYPSTPLPTPVGSQSTSTTLSSLGEQPLKSPCNSGVWSGPPSYVSSSGQSSPGLSETNSKESSDLSSSAISYDGLTMDNISKIFPNMAAELDEDLGNVRIQLDSQQKSQEDELLEYFGRYNLEEIESTTPISDPEIVLSKKEFPENKVLDIEHMFNNAVPDKGDNLSINSLKSNNITNNENKYQDKAASPVNLQSQHPTDWYLKLKTNHNKGQMEKNKITSYNSSISEINCTLNSKISTSGLGSDKWVSEKEKFLENSTIKNENYVDNTNRKENQKLGAVMIKESFIELPRIGRISRSFHGKSPSKDSYLEIDSTPRRASDNMVNLTSTFLNSKPLNLKNMDLMQGDKSKHTRPKFCTQKSQPCPVASKEEFRKSSLSDPQNLKGARFTTTIVDESAFMENFKSNSKNNK from the exons aaAGCAGTTGAAGAATGGCCAGTTTGTGACTGTCTCAtatcatttcattcaaaagGTTTTCCTCTGGATAAAGCTATACAGTATGCCCAATTACATAACCCATATGTCATCAATAATTTACATATGCAATATGATATTCAAGATAGGAGGAAGGTGTATTCTATACTAGAATCAGAAGGAATTGAAATACCTAGATATGCTGTGTTAGATAGGGATAGTCCTGATCCAAAAC atcatgaaCTGGTAGAGTCTGAAGATCATGTGGAGGTTAAtggtattgttttcaataaaccATTCGTTGAAAAACCTGTATCTGCAGAGGATCATAACATATACATTTACTATCCTACATCTGCAGGCGGTGGTAGCCAACGCCTCTTCCGCAAG ATTGGCAGCAGAAGTAGCGTGTATTCGCCTGAATCTAGAGTTCGAAAAACTGgcagttatatttatgaagatttTATGCCCACCGATGGCACGGATGTAAAG GTTTATACTGTTGGACCAGATTATGCTCATGCAGAAGCCCGAAAATCACCAGCTCTAGATGGAAAAGTCGAAAGGGACAGAGAGGGCAAAGAAATAAGATATCCTGTGATTTTGAACAAtgctgaaaaattaatttctaggAAAGTTTGCTTGGCATTCAAACAAGCTGTATGTGGATTCGATTTACTCCG aGCAAACGGCAAATCTTTCGTATGCGATGTGAATGGTTTTAGTTTCGTAAAAAATTCCAACAAGTACTATGACGATTGTGCTAAAATTTTAGGAAATATGATTCTGAGAGAATTAGCACCAACCCTTCACATTCCATGGTCAGTTCCATTTCAGTTGGATGACCCACCAATTGTACCTACCACTTTTGGAAAAATGATGGAGCTCAGATGTGTAGTTGGAGTTATAAGACATGGTGATAGAACGCCTAAGCAAAAGATGAAAGTTGAAGTTAGACATCCcaagttttttgaaatatttgaaaagtatGATGGTTACAAACATGGCCATGTAAAACTCAAAAGACCAAAACAGTTGCAAGAAATTTTAGATATAGCAAGATCATTATTGGCGGAAATTCAACAGCATGAAGCAGACCccgaaattgaagaaaaacaaggAAAGTTGGAACAGTTGAAAGGGGTTTTAGAGAT GTATGGACATTTCTCAGGAATAAATAGGAAAGTACAAATGAAATATCAACCTAAAGGTCGTCCACGAGGTTCAAGTTCAGATGATG TAGATAAACCAGCTGAACCATCATTAGTGTTGATTTTGAAGTGGGGAGGAGAATTAACTCCGGCTGGTAGAATACAGGCAGAAGAATTGGGACGTATATTCCGATGCATGTATCCTGGTGGACAAGGTAGACATCTGGCCG GAGAATACTCAGGAGCCCAAGGATTGGGTTTATTGAGACTTCATTCTACATTCCGACATGACCTCAAAATATATGCATCTGATGAAGGAAGGGTACAAATGACTGCAGCGGCTTTCGCGAAGGGGCTGCTTGCTTTAGAAGGGGAGTTAACCCCGATATTAGTTCAAATGGTAAAAAGCGCAAACACTAATGGACTTCTAGATAACGACTGTGATAGCAGTAAATATCAAAACAT GTGTAAATCCAGGTTACATGAACTGATGCAATTGGACCGTGATTTTACTCAAGAAGATAGGGATATGATTAATCCATGCAATTCTTCAAGCATAGCAGCTGCTTTGGAATTCGTGAAAAACCCTGTTAAATGTTGTAAACATGTTCACTCGTTAATAAAATCTTTGATGGAAATTGTTCAGATAAAAAAAGATGACAGTAAAACCAAAG ATGCCGTTCTTTATCATGGAGAAACATGGGAACTGATGGGACGGCGTtggggaaaaattgaaaaagactTTTTTACCAAAAACAAGACATTTGATATAAGCAAGATACCTGATATATATGATTGTATTAAATACGATCTTCAGCATAATCAGCATACTTTACAATTCGAACAAGCTGAGGAGCTGTATTTGTATGCTAAATATTTGGCTGACATAGTTATACCACAGGAATATGGGCTTTCTGCTCAGGAAAAATTGACTATAGGACAAGGCATATGCACTCCGTTGTTGAAGAAAGTTAAAGCTGATTTACAGAGAAACATTGAGGAGAATGAAGAGACTGTTAATAGGTTGAATCCTAGATACTCCCATGGTGTGTCAAGTCCAGGTAGACATGTACGAACAAGACTGTATTTCACTAGTGAAAGTCATGTACACTCTTTGATAACTGTTTTAAGGCATGGAGGATTATTAGAT ATAACTAATGACGAGCAATGGCGGAGGGCTATGGAGTATGTCTCCATGGTATCAGAGCTTAATTATATGTCCCAAGTTGTAATTATGTTGTATGAAGATCCAACCAAAGATCCTTCAAGTGAAGAAAGATTCCATGTGGAACTCCACTTTAGCCCTGGTGTGAATTGTTGTGTCCAGAAGAATCTGCCTCCTGGTCCTGGATTCAGACCCCATTCAAGGAATGAATCGTCTAGTACTAAATCTTCT AGTTCTAATAATTCAGCTACACCTACTCCTCCAGAGGATGCTAAAAGCCAATGTTCGTTAAGGATAGATGAGGAGAGTGAATCAACTCTAGATGAAGATAAACCTACCTCAAAATCATCAGTAGAAACATTAGAATCCAAATACAATAACTCTTTATTTTCACCTATCAATTCCGGGAATCGCAAATACCGAGTCAAAACTAGTGATCCTATTCCTATTGG AAATTCTCATACGGTTTGTGGACATGAGGCAGCCCATTTGGCGAAGAAATTAAATGAAGAACTTGCCCAACAAGGAAAACGTAAGAATGGTAAAAATTACATGGCAAATAGAACGTTAAGTCCCGATCCAGAACCAAGATCGAAAAGTTATGACAACAAGAGTCCAAAAAAAGAGAAAG AACAATCTGAGGATGATCAATCTCACATATCTCTACCTCAAGtgcctataataataataaatccacCAAATTCTCCCAATGTCAAAGCAAGACCAAAACTAGTGTCTCAAAGATCACTTTCAAGTACAAGTACAATCGATTTAGATACCCAAACATTAACTGATATTAACAGCCAGTCTAAACCACAAAGTTCTACAAATGAATTACCTCTGACTGAATTGAATTTAGAGATTTTCACATCGAATCAAAAAGATCGTTCAAATTCTAGGATGAGTACAAACGAATTGCCCATGAGTGATATTACATTCAGGCCGCGCAGTAATACATTTTATgcagaagaaataataaacaaatttgaTAACGAATGCAAGTTTCGTAAGTACAAACAGAGATCATTCTCGGATCCAAATATTCTCGATAAAGAACTTGTATGCTGCTCGGATGGATCATGTTGgttagaaaaaaataatgacgcTTCAACTGTAGATGAGAACATTTTGGAAGGTTCAGCCGATGATTCCGTGTCGGTTTGCTTATGTGACAATTTGTGGTTTCGACGGGCTCCCTCAACTCTTTTGTCTTTCTTGACATCTCCGCCTAACACCATGTATCCCAAACAAGTACGATCCACCTCGCAACCATCATCACCTGGTGTGACATCAAATCCTTGCATGTCCTATACAGAATCGAACAGCTCACCAGAAAAGCGCCATCGTCATAGTATAGCCGGTCAGATGAATTACTTCAGGGTGATTCAGACTCCTACATTTGGCTGGGATTGTCCATTTCCATTCAAGAGGACCACTTTGGGGAGCACCAACTCTTTGTTTAGTACCGCTGTAATTTCGGGAAGTTCCAGCGCGCCGAATCTAAGGGATATGATCCCTAGCGCCACCAGCGTTTCCG GTTTGGAAGGATTTGGTGGAGTTCCACCTATTAGGCCATTGGAAACTTTACATAACGCTCTGTCACTCCGACAAATCGACACATTTTTGGACCGCATGACTAAAGCTTCATTTCTCAAAACTCCATCATCTACACCTCCGAAATATCCATCTACACCGTTGCCAACCCCTGTAGGCTCTCAATCTACATCAACAACTTTATCGTCTCTTGGAGAACAACCATTGAAGAGTCCTTGCAATA GTGGAGTTTGGAGTGGACCACCTAGTTATGTATCTAGCAGCGGTCAGTCCTCTCCAGGTTTATCAGAAACAAATTCAAAGGAAAGCAGTGATTTATCTTCCAGTGCGATCAGTTATGATGG ATTAACTAtggataatatttcaaaaatattcccaAATATGGCTGCCGAATTAGATGAAGATTTGGGAAATGTTAGAATTCAACTTGAttctcaacaaaaatcacagGAAGATGAACTACTGGAATATTTTGGAAGATACAATCTGGAAG AAATTGAATCCACAACACCTATATCAGATCCAGAAATCGTTCTATCAAAAAAGGAGTTTCCAGAAAATAAGGTTTTAGACATAGAACACATGTTTAACAATGCAGTTCCTGACAAAGGTGATAATTTGAGTATTAACAGCTTGAAATCAAACAATATtacaaataatgaaaacaaataccAAGACAAAGCTGCTTCTCCAGTAAATTTACAAAGTCAACATCCAACAGACTGGTATTTAAAATTGAAGACAAATCACAATAAAGGACAGATGGAGAAGAATAAGATTACCAGTTATAATAGTAGTATCAGCGAAATAAATTGCACTCTAAATTCAAAGATTTCCACTTCTGGACTTGGTTCTGATAAGTGGGTATCTGAAAAGGAAAAGTTTTTGGAAAATTCAACAATCAAAAATGAGAATTATGTTGATAATACCAATCgtaaagaaaatcaaaaattaggAGCAGTAATGATTAAAGAAAGTTTCATTGAACTACCTCGAATAGGTAGaatttctagaagttttcatgGAAAATCTCCAAGCAAAGACAGCTATTTAGAGATTGATTCTACACCTAGAAGAGCAAGTGATAATATGGTAAACCTAACAAGTACGTTTCTGAATTCTAAGccattaaatttaaaaaatatggaTCTAATGCAAGGAGATAAATCAAAACACACAAGACCAAAGTTCTGCACTCAAAAATCGCAACCATGTCCTGTTGCTTCAAAGGAAGAATTTAGAAAATCTTCACTATCAgatcctcaaaatttgaaaggaGCAAGATTTACAACGACTATAGTCGATGAGAGTgcttttatggaaaatttcaaatcaaacagcaaaaataataaatag